One stretch of Brettanomyces nanus chromosome 4, complete sequence DNA includes these proteins:
- a CDS encoding uncharacterized protein (EggNog:ENOG41), translating into MTTTITGTINLKREHESDAIQLKHSSGKRSSSSRVNKKSTGKRRFHRKSRKGCAACKRRRVKCDETKPGCQNCQRLGLDCVYLYPYATLTDKEKAMHAQKERELEVSSSERENSDSSQSQANQSIRLQQMEMFQQKQLQLQEEQQQRQQQRIQQQRYQQLHQTHQLQQQSQIRQSSDNFQGSQIQISQMAQMSQLSQISQMSQNSPVSSASQAPLSACSQGLPTPQSSISILPQSPQFVATSQFSMQRIPSYGLSSLLNQPSFNMASPLGVNDMSSLPPMPTLTVKPSTPSPVSSATPTPQQLAVKQQHQRDSVNASFGQADSPNSTSSGLGQESTPSEHLSRKGPALSPDIINAPALSLTSPISDLNLVDLRLMYHYTTKVWPTITDAGISDSKIWSDDIPMLAFKYPFLMHSLLAFSATHLSRTERGLDQCVTAHRAEALRLLREAVLEMSPENTDALVAAALILIMDSLANASSPTSTSLKSLPPSAWIFHVKGAATILTAVWPLSERSRFYKFISVDLGDLGDIGYDMISGELSNTSDNNVSNPNNSGNTDSGDEDDLNHLRPPVTMKRAMGGQNGSRYSTIECFDREMADLFPIPLNSPYFPTLAYMAKLHKERYKSDFILRIFAFPALLDKRFLALLVNCDLTSMRIMRCYYKLLRSFTEEMKDKVWFLEGVSSVLPVDVDQYSGGGGMHMMLDFLGGPSIIDDDGRGINDVAQRAQQSGLLDTNNLPSSSIGDSLKLDGNLNDDDTEGTGFIGIDDN; encoded by the coding sequence ATGACCACTACTATCACTGGGACTATAAACCTGAAACGCGAACATGAAAGCGATGCCATCCAACTAAAGCACAGCTCTGGCAAGAGGTCATCCTCTTCTAGGGTCAACAAGAAGTCTACCGGGAAAAGGAGATTTCACAGGAAGAGCAGAAAGGGATGCGCCGCCTGTAAGAGGAGAAGAGTTAAATGTGATGAGACAAAACCAGGATGTCAGAATTGCCAAAGACTTGGCCTTGACTGTGTATATCTGTATCCTTATGCTACACTGACCGACAAGGAAAAGGCCATGCATGCACAAAAGGAAcgagaacttgaagtttcttcctctgaaCGAGAAAATTCAGATTCCTCTCAATCCCAGGCAAACCAGTCCATTAGACTCCAACAGATGGAGATGTTCCAGCAGAAGCAACTCCAACTACAAGAAGAGCAGCAACAGCGACAACAGCAGAGAATTCAGCAGCAAAGATATCAACAGCTCcatcaaactcatcaacTGCAGCAGCAATCTCAGATACGGCAATCGTCGGACAACTTTCAAGGATCGCAAATTCAGATTTCACAGATGGCCCAGATGTCCCAACTGTCTCAAATATCACAAATGTCGCAGAACTCGCCCGTTTCTTCGGCATCACAGGCACCTCTGTCAGCCTGTTCTCAGGGACTTCCAACACCCCAGAGTTCGATTTCTATTCTTCCTCAGTCTCCACAGTTTGTGGCAACTTCGCAATTCTCCATGCAGAGAATCCCCAGTTACGGCCTCTCGTCGCTTTTGAACCAGCCTTCGTTTAACATGGCTTCACCTTTGGGAGTAAATGACATGTCTTCTCTGCCTCCCATGCCCACATTGACTGTTAAACCTAGTACTCCCTCACCAGTTAGCTCTGCTACTCCTACTCCTCAGCAGCTGGCTGTAAAACAGCAGCATCAACGAGATAGTGTTAATGCAAGCTTTGGCCAAGCAGACTCCCCCAACTCAACTTCCTCTGGGCTTGGACAGGAATCCACTCCTTCGGAGCATCTGTCCAGAAAGGGCCCTGCTCTTTCTCCGGACATCATTAATGCTCCTGCTCTTTCGCTTACAAGTCCGATATCCGATCTCAACCTCGTTGATCTCAGGCTTATGTATCATTATACTACCAAGGTTTGGCCTACGATCACCGACGCAGGTATTTCCGATTCCAAAATTTGGTCTGACGATATTCCTATGCTTGCATTTAAGTACCCATTCTTGATGCATTCCCTCTTGGCATTTTCAGCTACTCATTTATCTCGTACTGAACGTGGCCTGGATCAGTGTGTCACAGCTCATCGTGCAGAGGCTTTACGACTATTACGCGAAGCAGTTTTAGAGATGTCTCCTGAGAATACAGATGCCcttgttgctgctgctttgaTACTGATCATGGACTCTCTTGCCAATGCTTCATCTCCAACTTCGACGTCACTTAaatctcttcctccttcagCCTGGATCTTTCACGTGAAAGGTGCTGCCACCATATTAACGGCAGTATGGCCGTTAAGCGAACGTTCCAGGTTTTACAAGTTCATTTCTGTGGACTTGGGCGACCTTGGTGATATAGGCTACGATATGATATCTGGTGAATTGTCAAACACCTCTGACAACAATGTATCGAACCCTAATAATTCAGGAAATACTGATTCTGGGGATGAAGACGATCTGAACCATTTACGGCCACCAGTGACTATGAAACGAGCTATGGGTGGCCAAAATGGTTCAAGATATTCCACTATCGAGTGCTTTGACAGAGAGATGGCTGACCTGTTTCCTATTCCACTTAATTCTCCATACTTTCCCACGCTTGCATACATGGCTAAATTGCATAAAGAAAGGTACAAGTCTGATTTTATCCTTCGTATCTTTGCCTTTCCAGCATTACTAGATAAGAGGTTCCTTGCGTTGCTTGTCAATTGCGATCTCACATCAATGAGAATTATGCGTTGCTACTATAAGCTCCTTCGTAGCTTCACGGAGGAGATGAAAGACAAAGTGTGGTTCCTTGAGGGAGTCTCTTCAGTGCTTCCCGTTGATGTTGATCAATACtctggaggaggaggtaTGCATATGATGCTTGATTTCCTTGGAGGTCCGTCgatcattgatgatgacggCAGGGGAATCAATGACGTGGCACAAAGGGCTCAACAATCGGGTCTTTTGGATACAAACAACCTTCCAAGCTCTTCCATAGGGGACAGCTTGAAGTTGGATGGCAACTtgaatgatgacgataCCGAGGGGACAGGATTCATCGGTATAGACGACAATTAG
- a CDS encoding uncharacterized protein (CAZy:AA2), translating to MAAYRVYQQSLSYSVYSLLAYIYTAISQSYQQVFLVHNEVQNKDANSHFRDAQFKRREALLNRRSRSVSNDIKDFFDIPSSFTDSFAKIWFRSAYYYDKYVVHFLDIITSSPYIYTPNGYIAEDMESHIQEQRGMQATLTPILGVDPTYEDPQELPTTKEFYPKPYILSQRSAGKIHPTDHLVSQNVFGELSKPSSPIKPALTELFDIPDKSVVVSAIPIKAPEVISDSSKPVVKHSASAEHSASAKHSASASTSVSRAVTQHKSATPSQEEPPVSKSIFYKIKIRRKNKQTSHPTYGNYDLVRRRIKDCLIQPSYQPDGNIGPNMVRFTWHCCAHYDQQSGTGGCSGGTLRFAQEFNDIGNTGLNTAKSYLDQIHEEFPWMSFADLYTLGGVVAIEGLAGPKIEWKPGRTDCPDSKKVPPMGRLPFATLGSDHVREVFTNRLGFTDKETVALIGGGHTLGGCHARFSGFHGIWTKNPFKFDNEFFKVLLEDKWSIGTVPQSGVDQYYNEDKSLMMLNTDMEMMRDPEFKKWTLIFAEDEQFFFAQFAIAYAKLIELGVIRDEDGIQRVKL from the coding sequence ATGGCAGCATACCGTGTTTATCAACAGTCTTTGAGCTATTCTGTTTATAGCCTTCTAGCCTATATTTATACAGCCATTAGTCAGTCATATCAACAGGTCTTTCTGGTTCATAATGAAGTTCAAAATAAAGATGCTAATAGTCATTTTCGGGATGCTCAATTCAAGCGCAGAGAAGCCCTATTGAATAGGCGCTCTAGGTCTGTATCTAATGATATTaaggatttctttgatattcCTTCTAGTTTTACTGATTCTTTTGCCAAGATCTGGTTCAGATCTGCCTACTACTATGATAAGTATGTTGTTCATTTCCTTGATATCATTACTTCTTCGCCATACATCTACACCCCGAATGGATACATAgcagaagatatggaaTCTCATAtccaagaacaaagagGGATGCAGGCAACGTTGACTCCTATACTTGGCGTGGATCCCACTTATGAGGACCCTCAAGAATTGCCCACAACTAAAGAATTCTACCCTAAACCTTACATATTAAGCCAACGATCTGCTGGTAAGATACACCCTACTGATCATTTGGTTTCGCAAAATGTGTTTGGTGAGCTGTCAAAGCCAAGCTCGCCGATTAAGCCTGCCCTTACTGAGTTGTTTGATATTCCAGATAAATCAGTAGTCGTATCTGCTATACCGATCAAAGCTCCCGAAGTTATCTCTGATTCATCTAAGCCAGTAGTGAAGCATTCCGCGTCAGCAGAGCATTCTGCGTCAGCAAAGCACTCTGCCTCTGCCTCGACATCTGTTTCCAGAGCTGTGACTCAGCATAAATCTGCAACACCTTCCCAAGAGGAACCCCCAGTGAGCAAAAGCATTTTCTACAAGATCAAgatcagaagaaagaataagcAGACAAGCCATCCTACCTACGGGAATTACGACTTAGTTCGTCGGAGAATTAAAGACTGTCTTATTCAGCCTTCATACCAGCCGGATGGAAATATTGGACCTAATATGGTCAGATTTACCTGGCACTGTTGTGCACACTACGATCAACAATCCGGTACTGGTGGCTGCAGTGGAGGTACTCTGAGATTTGCCCAAGAGTTCAATGACATTGGTAATACCGGACTTAATACTGCCAAGTCCTACCTTGACCAAATCCATGAAGAATTCCCTTGGATGAGTTTTGCAGATTTATACACTTTGGGAGGTGTAGTCGCCATAGAAGGGCTTGCAGGCCCAAAAATTGAGTGGAAACCAGGACGAACTGACTGCCCTGATTCCAAGAAAGTTCCCCCAATGGGAAGGCTCCCTTTCGCTACTTTGGGATCAGATCATGTCAGGGAAGTCTTCACCAACAGGCTGGGATTTACCGATAAAGAGACCGTGGCCCTTATCGGAGGTGGGCACACTTTAGGAGGCTGTCATGCCAGATTCAGTGGATTCCACGGGATATGGACAAAGAATCCCTTTAAGTTTGATAAcgaatttttcaaagtcCTTTTGGAAGATAAATGGTCCATTGGAACTGTACCACAATCAGGAGTTGATCAATATTATAACGAGGATAAAAGTCTCATGATGCTTAATACAGATATGGAAATGATGAGAGATCCCgaattcaaaaaatggACCCTGATTTTTGCGGAAGACGAGCAGTTCTTCTTCGCACAATTTGCTATAGCATACGCAAAGCTTATTGAATTGGGGGTCATTCGTGATGAGGATGGAATCCAGAGGGTGAAATTATAG
- a CDS encoding uncharacterized protein (EggNog:ENOG41), whose protein sequence is MFSRSPSFVYSCIKSETPKIGVRYTAQSKKKRIVVQLLKDFAGVGVKGQVVHVKASTMINRLHPFNGAAYLNYSGAEPVIPVVQPKKSEPPKADANLSTEEANATKATSEIESNKRHSSEELLSLDQLVSIDLTELVGTDKDVILSKIPKKLIFYRDTVDDELRKPLSPDKIIDTLKNVATKELKEQRLKSSAIQFFQNHSILFLIKAVGEDGKPTEKVIDQIKALGTYHISLQENGEELASTIISVGSRNEK, encoded by the coding sequence ATGTTCTCTAGATCGCCCTCGTTTGTATATTCTTGCATAAAATCCGAGACACCAAAAATCGGCGTCAGGTACACTGCTCaaagtaagaagaaaagaattgtTGTTCAGTTGTTGAAGGACTTTGCTGGGGTGGGTGTCAAGGGTCAGGTTGTTCACGTTAAGGCCTCTACAATGATAAACAGGTTACATCCTTTTAATGGTGCTGCTTACTTGAATTACTCTGGTGCTGAGCCTGTGATTCCGGTGGTTCAGCCGAAAAAGTCTGAACCTCCTAAAGCTGATGCCAACTTGAGCACCGAAGAGGCAAACGCTACTAAAGCAACTTCTGAAATTGAAAGTAATAAGAGACACAGTTCTGAAGAATTGCTTTCATTGGATCAATTGGTGAGTATAGACTTGACAGAATTGGTGGGTACAGATAAAGACGTGATCCTCTCCAAAATTCCCAAGAAATTAATCTTCTATAGAGACACTGTCGATGATGAATTGAGAAAACCCCTTTCTCCTGACAAGATTattgatactttgaagaatgtgGCTACtaaggagttgaaggaaCAAAGGTTAAAGAGTTCGGCTATCCAATTTTTCCAGAATCACAGCATCTTATTTTTGATCAAAGCtgttggtgaagatggTAAGCCTACCGAAAAGGTGATCGATCAAATAAAGGCTTTGGGTACCTATcatatttctcttcaagagaatggagaagagCTTGCCTCTACGATCATTAGTGTGGGTTCTAGAAATGAGAAATAG
- the BUD23 gene encoding 18S rRNA (guanine1575-N7)-methyltransferase (BUSCO:EOG093436ZH): MSRPEEIAPPEIFYNDQEARKYTASTRVQHIQAKMTLRALEILNLDPSIPQFILDIGCGSGLSGEILTEEGHIWIGMDISLDMLATALDRDVDGDLFLADMGSGVPFRAGTFDAAISISAIQWLCNADTNTNEPKVRLARFFNTLYGSLRRGAKFVGQFYPANEEQIVQITGAAKVAGFQCGVVIDDPESKKNKKHYLVLQAGASDRPLNLGNMDVETAVPKKEHKMSKKRLKKMETKKQYIKRKKVLMKRRGKRVANDSKFTGRSRRPHF; this comes from the coding sequence ATGTCCAGACCAGAAGAGATTGCTCCTCCGGAAATCTTCTATAATGATCAGGAGGCAAGAAAATATACAGCATCTACTAGAGTTCAGCATATTCAAGCGAAGATGACGCTTAGAGCGCTGGAAATTCTTAATCTTGACCCAAGCATTCCTCAGTTCATATTAGACATCGGATGTGGTTCTGGATTATCGGGTGAGATATTAACAGAAGAGGGCCATATATGGATAGGAATGGATATTTCTTTGGATATGTTAGCTACCGCATTGGATAGAGATGTCGATGGTGATTTGTTTCTTGCGGATATGGGTTCTGGTGTTCCATTCAGGGCAGGTACATTTGATGCTGCGATTTCAATCTCGGCTATTCAATGGCTCTGTAACGCGGATACCAATACTAACGAACCGAAAGTGCGACTGGCCAGATTTTTCAATACGCTCTATGGGTCGCTGAGAAGGGGGGCTAAATTTGTTGGACAGTTCTATCCGGCCAATGAGGAACAGATCGTTCAGATTACAGGCGCGGCCAAAGTAGCCGGATTTCAATGTGGTGTGGTTATTGATGATCCcgaatcaaagaaaaataaaaagcattaccttgttcttcaagctgGTGCCTCTGATAGACCCTTGAATTTGGGGAACATGGATGTGGAGACTGCTGTTCCTAAAAAAGAACACAAGAtgtcgaagaagaggctgaagaagatggaaacTAAGAAGCAGTACATCAAGCGTAAGAAGGTAttaatgaagagaagggGCAAGCGTGTGGCCAATGATTCTAAGTTCACCGGTCGGTCCAGAAGACCACATTTCTAG
- a CDS encoding uncharacterized protein (BUSCO:EOG09343UJ5~MEROPS:MER0127117) gives MIESGDQKEPINGSAKREGDDHQMESKKLKDAKQCSKCEEWRDWMVKYSPNVVFMLQQIEKAGDHKVPLDMINCEICKDPKYGGFHPELGIQLCANYITDKWVLNDTLSHELIHWYDNVRFKVDWLNLRHHACSEIRAASLSGECAIMTEFWKHSGFMRVAKGHQRCVKRKAILSVMGHPACKSKEQAEQVVDEVFRSCFNDTRPYESIYR, from the coding sequence ATGATAGAGAGTGGTGACCAGAAAGAGCCTATCAATGGATCGGCTAAAAGGGAGGGGGATGACCATCAGATGGAAAGTAAAAAACTAAAGGATGCCAAGCAATGCTCCAAATGTGAAGAATGGAGAGACTGGATGGTGAAATATTCTCCAAATGTGGTTTTCATGTTACAGCAGATAGAAAAAGCAGGAGATCATAAAGTGCCATTAGATATGATCAACTGCGAAATATGCAAGGATCCCAAATATGGAGGATTTCATCCGGAGCTGGGTATACAGCTCTGTGCCAACTACATCACAGATAAATGGGTGTTAAATGATACTTTATCTCATGAGCTGATTCATTGGTATGACAATGTCAGGTTTAAGGTGGATTGGCTGAATTTAAGGCACCACGCTTGCTCCGAGATCCGAGCCGCCTCACTCAGTGGTGAATGTGCCATAATGACGGAGTTCTGGAAGCATTCTGGATTTATGAGAGTTGCCAAAGGGCATCAGAGATGTGTCAAAAGGAAGGCCATTTTAAGTGTTATGGGTCATCCAGCATGTAAAAGCAAAGAGCAGGCAGAACAGGTGGTAGATGAGGTGTTCAGATCATGTTTCAATGACACGAGACCGTACGAAAGCATATATCGTTAA
- a CDS encoding uncharacterized protein (BUSCO:EOG09340IIN): MNNMAHMSTSLSPLPQGPSHNQVISPSSNLDHISRRPGVELEEHHLKTLSKNLKYREFFRRSQKFSSKKFNHFFLSQELRIEPDCDDDDHLNVPSVNADNASVFSDEVPLFDQSMSLSESQRTVKGNNKSRPVPKTSKRFQKKAKEQPCHGKSHANFILEFSHDGKYLASAGDDGTVRIWEVISSVFDRRKRGYDGFSDTDTTTKLSSTALNQSSSLITTATSLGSLAKLTNRSRSCSRSSMNSSSLASFSFDDTGSLSNDDSPKKVRNSDKYADSAFAPVFKSLPLRQFHHNDTVLAISWSKNNFLLTSSEDKTVKLWHVDRNECLRTFKLSSFATALSFHEKDDRFFVCCQWDGTVVFYSILEKEVVYRTKVGKRIACMSFSPDLENIYIGCEHGYFYILSLVGLKEVSAFQIRHKNKCPRITGIDAFVKNGDTKVLVTTNDSRVRLFSFEKKCLQVRYSGYDNDYSMIRARASEDDSFIISGSEDGWAYMWEIYDGKDQSVDPPSGALKNLPKEIASFFKDESCQLKNKHYGAFHIHHTRCNAAIFAPRTTSKLLELSDDPIFDLRNKYGALAETLEDEDLSSAIIVSTDNKGTIRVLRRDFAYSVRKMSLSKKAGVSKADLRGALQRMEHQASTGSDRYISSPLKAPTLTINDTTNYIEGTPENETPIDGNEDRGRRDFYHESRRATKSSVEEHVKPQNASRTNLLIKHKSSGELSPTLSLSTTSQSSAVVSAGGTVYKPVTEGDKDALGSESFKEIDDQIRQLMTDADDDELSTRSGTPVDGQPPKSANHHIFNDSISTITFPKSMNMSDSSTWVDSKKKPNASHIDSTVYGGTSPPTLKCAYCGEKKFTATPVTNTNGSGIRFVCNRCGQETSS; this comes from the coding sequence ATGAATAATATGGCCCATATGTCGACATCTCTATCTCCATTGCCACAGGGCCCTAGCCACAATCAAGTAATATCTCCTTCATCGAACTTAGATCATATATCGCGGAGACCTGGTGTTGAACTGGAAGAGCACCATCTCAAGACTCTTTCCAAGAATCTTAAGTACAGAGAGTTCTTTCGTAGAAGCCAGAAGTTTTCCAGTAAGAAATTCaaccatttttttttatcaCAGGAACTTCGCATCGAGCCTGAttgtgatgatgatgatcatCTCAACGTACCTAGTGTCAATGCGGACAACGCCAGCGTATTCAGTGATGAGGTACCATTGTTCGACCAATCGATGTCTTTGTCCGAGTCTCAGAGGACTGTGAAGGGTAATAATAAGTCTCGTCCAGTGCCCAAGACGTCCAAGAGATTCCAGAAAAAGGCAAAGGAGCAGCCGTGCCATGGTAAAAGTCATGCTAACTTTATTCTAGAGTTCAGTCACGACGGAAAGTATCTTGCTTCTGCCGGTGATGATGGTACTGTTCGCATTTGGGAAGTAATTTCCTCAGTATTTGACAGAAGAAAGCGTGGCTATGATGGATTTTCTGACACTGATACGACAACAAAGTTATCGTCTACTGCCCTGAATCAATCGTCATCTCTCATTACTACTGCCACCTCACTTGGGTCTCTTGCTAAACTCACCAATCGATCTAGAAGTTGCAGTAGGTCTAGCATGAATTCTAGCAGCCTTgcttcattctcttttgaCGACACTGGCTCTCTGAGTAATGACGATTCTCCGAAAAAAGTCAGAAATAGTGATAAATATGCAGATTCTGCATTCGCACCAGTATTTAAGTCTCTTCCGCTTCGACAGTTTCACCACAATGACACCGTTTTGGCCATCAGCTGGTCCAAGaacaactttcttcttactaGTTCTGAGGATAAGACTGTGAAGCTTTGGCATGTAGACAGAAACGAATGCTTGAGAACATTCAAGCTATCTAGTTTTGCTACGGCGCTAAGCTTTCATGAGAAAGACGATCGTTTTTTTGTCTGTTGTCAATGGGACGGTACTGTTGTGTTTTACTCCATTCTAGAAAAGGAGGTTGTATACAGGACTAAGGTCGGCAAGAGAATTGCCTGCATGTCGTTCAGCCCTGACCTTGAAAATATATACATCGGATGTGAACACGGATATTTCTACATCTTAAGCCTTGTTGGCCTCAAAGAGGTCTCTGCATTTCAAATCAGGCACAAGAATAAATGTCCTCGAATTACTGGTATTGATGCTTTTGTGAAGAACGGTGACACAAAAGTGTTGGTGACCACTAATGATTCTCGCGTTCGATTGTTTAGCTTCGAGAAGAAATGCCTTCAAGTTCGATATAGTGGGTACGACAACGATTATTCGATGATTAGGGCTAGGGCCAGCGAAGATGATTCTTTTATTATTAGTGGTTCTGAAGATGGTTGGGCATATATGTGGGAAATATATGACGGCAAAGATCAATCGGTAGACCCGCCTTCTGGGGCTTTAAAAAATCTTCCTAAAGAGATAGCATCTTTTTTTAAAGATGAGAGTTGTCAGTTGAAGAACAAACATTACGGTGCATTTCACATACATCATACGAGATGTAATGCTGCTATATTTGCCCCAAGAACCACGTCAAAATTGCTCGAGCTAAGTGATGACCCAATTTTTGATTTGAGAAATAAATATGGAGCACTTGCTGAGACATTGGAGGATGAGGACTTGTCATCCGCTATTATTGTTAGTACGGACAATAAAGGTACCATTCGGGTGCTCAGACGAGATTTTGCATACAGCGTGCGGAAGATGTCATTATCAAAGAAAGCGGGAGTTTCTAAAGCCGATTTGCGAGGTGCTTTGCAACGTATGGAGCATCAAGCTTCGACGGGTTCTGACAGATAcatttcttcacctttaaAAGCTCCCACTTTGACTATTAATGATACGACGAACTATATCGAAGGTACTCCCGAGAATGAGACTCCTATTGATGGAAATGAGGATAGAGGTCGCAGAGATTTCTACCATGAAAGTAGACGTGCCACGAAGTCTTCTGTGGAAGAGCATGTGAAGCCTCAGAATGCATCGCGTACAAATCTTTTGATCAAGCATAAAAGTTCGGGAGAGTTATCACCCACGCTAAGTCTCAGTACGACTTCACAATCCAGCGCAGTTGTTTCTGCGGGCGGAACAGTTTATAAGCCAGTGACGGAAGGTGATAAGGATGCCCTGGGATCCGAGAGTTTtaaagagattgatgatcagATCAGGCAATTGATGACGGATGCAGACGATGATGAACTTAGCACACGTTCGGGTACACCAGTAGATGGACAACCGCCAAAATCAGCGAATCACCATATTTTCAACGATAGCATTTCCACGATTACTTTCCCAAAATCAATGAACATGTCCGATTCTTCCACGTGGGTGGATagcaagaagaaaccaaacGCTTCACATATCGATTCTACAGTCTATGGAGGCACGTCTCCACCTACCTTAAAGTGCGCATATTGTGGCGAGAAGAAATTTACCGCAACTCCTGTTACAAATACCAACGGTAGTGGGATACGGTTTGTATGCAATAGATGCGGCCAAGAAACGAGCTCTTAG
- a CDS encoding uncharacterized protein (BUSCO:EOG09342ZOS) translates to MDYYTSSNIQDRTLEFQQCVGTFAKQKGLSGGRGVNKYLPVVQPENEKKKGLSRSEFSRNASVIAKDIARVTGSLAKLAQLARRKQLFNDRPTDIIELTYIIKQDIFRIEKSLKSLQQQAKTSKSSSDNQVALYNKNVVQLLNTKTKNISETFKEVLQVRQRNELAQRSRQEQLLAAVKPDSDGLSSGRASGRPSMDSSSMHAGDSLGSASNSIPYALRSRRLAGKDNAGTSGSPGNSENPFLTSLATGNRDDSDPAVSSISQLEKNDYGNDDLLALPNQSQQMMLLEEQDSRYLQERNHAVETIESTINEVGGLFQQLATMVQEQGEVIQRIDNNVEDVSLNIGGAHRQLLKYYNNISSNRWLMIKVFGILIVFFLLWVLVS, encoded by the coding sequence ATGGATTATTATACGAGCTCTAACATTCAGGACCGTACACTAGAATTTCAACAATGTGTGGGTACATTCGCCAAACAAAAAGGATTGTctggaggaagaggagtcAACAAATATCTACCAGTGGTTCAACCagagaatgaaaagaagaaggggCTCAGTAGGAGCGAATTCAGCAGAAATGCTTCTGTGATTGCGAAAGATATTGCACGAGTGACTGGATCATTAGCGAAATTGGCACAATTGGCTAGACGAAAGCAGCTATTCAATGATAGACCGACGGATATCATCGAGTTAACCTACATTATCAAACAAGATATATTCAGGATTGAGAAGTCATTGAAATCACTACAACAACAAGCTAAAACGAGCAAGAGCTCTTCTGACAACCAAGTTGCTCTATACAATAAGAACGTTGTCCAGCTTCTCAATACAAAGACAAAAAACATCAGTGAAACGTTCAAAGAAGTGTTGCAAGTGCGGCAACGTAATGAGTTGGCCCAAAGATCACGGCAGGAGCAGTTATTAGCCGCTGTTAAGCCAGATTCTGACGGTCTTTCTAGTGGAAGAGCCAGTGGACGTCCCAGTATGGATTCCTCTTCTATGCATGCAGGAGATAGTTTAGGCAGTGCATCTAATAGTATACCGTATGCTTTGAGAAGTAGGCGATTGGCTGGAAAGGATAATGCCGGTACTTCAGGATCACCTGGTAACTCTGAAAATCCGTTTTTAACATCTCTAGCTACAGGAAATAGAGATGACTCCGACCCAGCTGTTTCCAGCATTTCGCAGCTTGAGAAAAATGACTACGGTAACGATGATCTTCTTGCATTACCTAACCAATCTCAGCAAATGATGCTCTTGGAGGAACAGGATAGCAGATATTTACAGGAGAGAAATCACGCGGTAGAGACTATAGAGTCTACCATTAATGAGGTAGGTGGATTATTCCAGCAGTTGGCTACAATGGTGCAGGAACAAGGTGAAGTTATCCAACGTATCGATAATAACGTTGAAGACGTTAGTTTGAACATTGGAGGTGCTCACAGACAGTTACTCAAATATTACAACAACATCAGCAGCAATAGATGGTTGATGATCAAGGTTTTTGGTATTCTCatcgttttcttcttactgTGGGTCCTAGTCAGTTAA